One region of Carassius gibelio isolate Cgi1373 ecotype wild population from Czech Republic chromosome A1, carGib1.2-hapl.c, whole genome shotgun sequence genomic DNA includes:
- the si:ch211-145b13.6 gene encoding GPI-linked NAD(P)(+)--arginine ADP-ribosyltransferase 1 isoform X5, protein MGSLRFHAFLLLLLYTTVVQISAVATHMGLFPEAADYSFYNCREEMLQMVTKSGGLLQTELNNNKDFKTMWENTTCKKAIPGSTPEHMTALQNYVEASSKFHENFKKSVQNHNKSRSTYRDKFPFKSLFFLLTDAMNPKDHKECRTVYSGTGKGYITRIGEKFF, encoded by the exons ATGGGAAGCTTGAGGTTCCATGCATTTCTCCTGCTGCTCTTGTACACT ACTGTGGTGCAGATAAGTGCAGTAGCGACACACATGGGCTTGTTTCCTGAAGCTGCTGATTACTCGTTCTACAACTGTCGGGAAGAGATGCTGCAAATGGTCACAAAGAGTGGAGGTCTGCTGCAGACAGAGCTCAACAACAATAAGGATTTTAAAACTATGTGGGAAAACACAACATGCAAAAAGGCCATTCCTGGGAGTACACCGGAGCACATGACTGCGCTGCAGAACTATGTTGAAGCTTCTTCTAAATTTCATGAAAATTTCAAGAAGTCGGTTCAGAACCACAACAAGAGCAGATCAACTTACAGAGACAAGTTTCCTTTCAAATCTCTTTTCTTCCTGCTGACAGATGCCATGAATCCCAAAGACCACAAGGAATGTCGTACAGTGTACTCTGGCACAGGGAAGGGATATATAACCAGAATTGGAGAGAAA TTCTTCTGA